In the Arachis ipaensis cultivar K30076 chromosome B04, Araip1.1, whole genome shotgun sequence genome, AGGAGAGACCCGCGCCAGCCACCACCACTTCTGCCGCTCAAAACCCTGCTGCCGCCGCCAGGGAACGCACTGTTGGTAAGGGTTTTAAAGTTTGGTTTATGTTCTTTTGGGTTCTGGGAACTTTTATCGTCACTGCATGTTTATTTCAATCATCCGCCGCCATTGCTTGTTATTCTGANNNNNNNNNNNNNNNNNNNNNNNNNNNNNNNNNNNNNNNNNNNNNNNNNNNNNNNNNNNNNNNNNNNNNNNNNNNNNNNNNNNNNNNNNNNNNNNNNCACCATTGTTGCCGCCGTTCTGGTCACCGGGTGTGGCGTGGGTGATCACCGGAACCACCATCGGAGTTACCGTTATTTCAGTTCAGCCGTTCGTCCTTGTTTGGGTAAGCGATGCATTCCGAAACCTTTAAATTAGCATTTCTGTTTTAAGTTGTTTGAGGATCTGAGGTCTTGGTGTCATAGGATCGAGTTACGGGTCTTGATAGCTGAGTTTTATGGCTGTTGCATACAGCATCAAGGTGCTACGTCATCACCGGAGCTACCGTTGCTCCGTTTTCTCGATTATTCGTAAGCCCAATAAGTCGTTCCTTGTTCCAAACTCTTTTAGTTACTTTTCTGTTATAGATTATTAAGTTTTATGCGACATTAACGTTTTAGGATTGAGCTAAGGCTATGTTTAGAGGCTGTGGCTACTGCGGGGACGGTCGGTATTGATGCTGTTGCTGTGGGATAAGAATAGAAATGCAGTTTGTCGCGTAGTTGAATCGCGAACGAGGTAGGGATTTTTCttaaattctattttatattacagagttgttataaatagatattgacgCAGAAAGATATACTtttgtgattatatttgtcttgtgaATGTGATGGTTTGTTAGACTGAATTATTGGctgcttgattgcttgagtgaagTACGGTTGTTGATAAAAAAtgggtttgaaaagttatttacttaattattatgaaaagtgatttttcttggtttggagttaaagcggtttgattttgagtcggtctgattttataaatgatttaatacttgagctggtttgattttaaaaagagttttattattgAAATTGGTATGATTTGagaataatttgatattggagcTGGTTCAACTCTGGAAAAtgtttggaatttggaaatggttgaaaaaaggtttgagaaatgtttgggtgggacccgaaaagggtggcagtgtccgagttttagaggagatgctgccgaaattttataaaattgaaagttttgccgaagta is a window encoding:
- the LOC110270948 gene encoding uncharacterized protein LOC110270948 isoform X1, which gives rise to MAEPERKRERAREQRIERRDPRQPPPLLPLKTLLPPPGNALLSSAAIACYSDTIVAAVLVTGCGVGDHRNHHRSYRYFSSAVRPCLASRCYVITGATVAPFSRLFVSPISRSLFQTLLVTFLL
- the LOC110270948 gene encoding uncharacterized protein LOC110270948 isoform X2 is translated as MAEPERKRERAREQRIERRDPRQPPPLLPLKTLLPPPGNALLSSAAIACYSDTIVAAVLVTGCGVGDHRNHHRSYRYFSSAVRPCLGSSYGS